GATCCCGAGATGAAGTATTATATTTTTAAGTTCGACAGGGGGAAGGAGAGTTATGTAGTGCCGTTTGCCGGGGCGAAGGCAAAATGTGAGGCAGTGTACAATATTTTCAGAGAGAAGGTAAGAACAGATGAAAAAGAAAATTCTTGAAAAACTCCAGAGTACGGATGGTTTTGTATCAGGACAGGAATTATGTGAGCTGCTGGGTGTGTCAAGAACCGCAGTGTGGAAAAATATACAGGCTCTGAAAAATGATGGATATGTCATAGAAGGAGTTAATAATAAAGGCTATAGGCTGGTTAGCGTTCCTGATGTCATGTCTGAGGAAAATATATCGAGGTACCTCAACACGAAGACATTTGCAAGAAAACTCTACTACTATGATGAAACTGATTCAACAAACACCCGCGCTAAGATTGTTGGTGAGACGGATCTTGTACACGGCGCATTGTTTGTTGCAAATGAGCAGACGGCAGGAAAAGGCCGGAGGGGACATAGCTGGAATTCAGATAAGGGAACAACGATATCCATGTCGTATCTGCTAAAACCGGATATAGATATCTCGTGCGTATCCAGGATAACTCTGGTGTCGGCGGTTGCACTTGCAAGAGCATTCGGCAAAGTGGATGGTGTCAAGCCTCAGATAAAGTGGCCCAACGACGTACTTTCAGATGGAAAGAAGCTTGTCGGAATACTTACAGAGATGAGTTCAGAGGGAACTGATATTAGTTATGTTGTCGTGGGAATTGGTATAAATGTATATAACCAGAGTTTCCCGGAGGACATTGCGGACAAGGCGACATCAATTCTTCTGGAGAACGGCAGGGGATGTGACAGGTCA
This sequence is a window from Coprococcus eutactus. Protein-coding genes within it:
- a CDS encoding biotin--[acetyl-CoA-carboxylase] ligase; this translates as MKKKILEKLQSTDGFVSGQELCELLGVSRTAVWKNIQALKNDGYVIEGVNNKGYRLVSVPDVMSEENISRYLNTKTFARKLYYYDETDSTNTRAKIVGETDLVHGALFVANEQTAGKGRRGHSWNSDKGTTISMSYLLKPDIDISCVSRITLVSAVALARAFGKVDGVKPQIKWPNDVLSDGKKLVGILTEMSSEGTDISYVVVGIGINVYNQSFPEDIADKATSILLENGRGCDRSWFIAQVSNEFEKLYDEFVKNKDLGFLVDEYNSYLVNKDKQVYVIEGDQKTEYTALGLSPDGGLLVRDADGAVRDIISGEVSVRGIYGYV